The Saccharomonospora cyanea NA-134 genome includes a region encoding these proteins:
- the metK gene encoding methionine adenosyltransferase, with protein MTANRRLFTSESVTEGHPDKMCDAISDTILDALLAADPSSRVAVESLITTGQVHVAGEVTTEAYVDVPTLVRDTILEIGYDSSAKGFDGASCGVNVAIGSQSPDIAQGVDTAYETRLESALDELDRQGAGDQGLMFGYACSDTPELMPLPIALAHRLSRRLTAVRKDGTVPYLRPDGKTQVTIEYEGDRPVRLDTVVISSQHAEGIDLDGMLARDLVQHVITPEIESLGLDAAEPRTLINPTGRFVVGGPMGDAGLTGRKIIVDTYGGMARHGGGAFSGKDPSKVDRSAAYAMRWVAKNIVAAGLAERAEIQVAYAIGKAAPVGLFVETFGTEKVDPAKIQAAITEVFDLRPAAIIRDLDLLRPIYAPTAAYGHFGRTDLDLPWERTDRAPALKDAARA; from the coding sequence GACGCCATCAGCGACACCATCCTGGACGCCCTGCTGGCCGCAGACCCCAGCAGCCGGGTCGCGGTGGAGTCCCTCATCACCACCGGGCAGGTGCACGTGGCCGGTGAGGTGACCACCGAGGCGTACGTGGACGTGCCCACGTTGGTGCGTGACACGATCCTGGAGATCGGCTACGACTCGTCGGCGAAGGGCTTCGACGGTGCCTCGTGCGGCGTGAACGTGGCCATCGGTTCGCAGTCGCCCGACATCGCGCAGGGCGTGGACACCGCCTACGAGACCCGGTTGGAGAGCGCGCTCGACGAGCTCGACCGCCAGGGTGCGGGTGACCAGGGGTTGATGTTCGGCTACGCGTGCTCGGACACCCCGGAGCTGATGCCGCTGCCCATCGCGCTGGCCCACCGCTTGTCCCGCCGGCTGACGGCGGTCCGCAAGGACGGCACGGTGCCGTACCTGCGGCCGGACGGCAAGACGCAGGTGACCATCGAGTACGAGGGTGACCGCCCGGTGCGGCTGGACACCGTGGTGATCTCCAGCCAGCACGCCGAGGGCATCGACCTCGACGGAATGCTCGCTCGTGACCTGGTGCAGCACGTCATCACCCCGGAGATCGAGTCGCTGGGGCTTGACGCCGCCGAGCCGAGGACGCTGATCAACCCGACGGGCCGGTTCGTGGTGGGTGGTCCGATGGGGGACGCGGGGTTGACGGGTCGCAAGATCATCGTCGACACCTACGGCGGTATGGCGCGGCACGGTGGGGGTGCCTTCTCGGGTAAGGACCCGTCGAAGGTGGACCGCTCGGCGGCCTACGCGATGCGGTGGGTCGCCAAGAACATCGTCGCCGCCGGGTTGGCCGAGCGCGCCGAGATCCAGGTGGCGTACGCCATCGGTAAGGCGGCGCCGGTGGGGTTGTTCGTGGAGACCTTCGGTACCGAGAAGGTCGATCCGGCCAAGATCCAGGCTGCGATCACCGAGGTGTTCGACCTGCGTCCGGCCGCGATCATCCGCGACCTCGACCTGTTGCGGCCGATCTACGCGCCCACGGCGGCCTACGGTCACTTCGGTCGTACCGACCTCGACCTTCCCTGGGAGAGGACCGACCGGGCGCCCGCGCTGAAGGACGCCGCGAGGGCGTGA
- a CDS encoding carbohydrate kinase family protein, translating to MRIAVTGSIATDHLMVFPGKFADQFVTDQLDRVSLSFLVDKLDIRRGGVAANIAFGLGSLGMTPVLVGAVGQDFDDYRSWLERHGVDTRSVHVSQTKHTSRFLCTTDQAQAQIASFYAGAMEEARDIELQAVADRVGALDLVIVAPNDPVAMVRHTEECRARGIPFAADPSQQLARMDGPEIRVLVDGAAYLFTNEYETSLLLKETGWTEAEVLDRVGCWVKTYGPDGVRIESKDAVPLAVPAVRVVDEVDPTGVGDAFRAGFLWGLAAKLGPERSAQVGCTLAAIVLETVGTQEYTLDRAEFSKRVATTYGNDAAAEIESKLRV from the coding sequence ATGCGCATAGCGGTGACCGGCTCCATCGCCACCGACCATCTGATGGTCTTCCCCGGAAAGTTCGCCGACCAGTTCGTGACCGACCAGCTCGACAGGGTGTCCCTGTCGTTCCTGGTCGACAAGCTCGACATCCGCAGAGGTGGCGTGGCAGCCAACATCGCGTTCGGTCTGGGCAGCCTCGGGATGACACCGGTGCTGGTGGGCGCGGTCGGCCAGGACTTCGACGACTACCGCTCGTGGCTGGAACGGCACGGGGTCGACACCAGGTCGGTGCACGTGTCACAGACCAAACACACGTCGCGGTTCCTGTGCACGACCGACCAGGCGCAGGCGCAGATCGCGTCGTTCTACGCCGGGGCGATGGAGGAGGCCCGTGACATCGAACTCCAGGCCGTGGCCGACCGCGTGGGCGCCCTCGACCTGGTGATCGTCGCGCCGAACGACCCGGTGGCGATGGTGCGTCACACCGAGGAGTGCCGGGCGCGGGGCATCCCGTTCGCCGCCGATCCGTCCCAGCAGTTGGCGCGCATGGACGGCCCCGAGATCCGCGTCCTGGTGGACGGCGCCGCCTACCTGTTCACCAACGAGTACGAGACGTCACTGCTGCTGAAGGAGACGGGCTGGACCGAGGCGGAGGTCCTCGACCGGGTCGGGTGCTGGGTGAAGACCTACGGGCCCGACGGCGTGCGGATCGAGTCGAAGGACGCCGTTCCCCTGGCCGTTCCTGCGGTGCGGGTGGTCGACGAGGTGGACCCGACGGGGGTCGGCGACGCCTTCCGCGCCGGTTTCCTGTGGGGCCTTGCCGCGAAGCTCGGGCCGGAGCGATCCGCGCAGGTCGGGTGTACCCTGGCTGCCATCGTCCTGGAGACTGTCGGCACGCAGGAATACACCCTGGATCGGGCGGAATTCTCCAAACGGGTGGCCACGACCTACGGCAACGACGCCGCGGCCGAGATCGAATCCAAGCTGCGGGTGTGA